Proteins from one Xanthomonas vesicatoria ATCC 35937 genomic window:
- a CDS encoding MASE1 domain-containing protein, with protein sequence MEGMRYATRGLLTATAYCLAFQLTWHCSLDQWYLPAGLRIASLLFVPYRLVPWVLLGDVCALLMLRVPAIAGMGVNPAWAYGSSCILGPAISLVPIAIRHKLREVHSNEALLIPLLLVAALWGALCTQSVNILLDGPSTAIGGIKLVRFVVGDYLGMLMIVLPVLLWLRREDAETPGRLTTHSALALFATAFLFALATLPESQLVRFGMMSLLIVPAILLTWLHGWRGASIGLVISNAALGFSLRNTGVFGAYDATGFVVQTMLATIATGIFLLGTRISSVLTETRIRLRGEQQAQQNARLSYMWAEKELREHVIGFVDVQVHVNMLRRDIESHLKSRGQNEAAMRMIRTGSIQSRMLHEYINSLYPLEIETHGLYHVFCSASFARVSHTEVSSSMLRGDPRVLSVGLQLAVYRCTLAAVSSLLHGGRFIIKARVGKTRGIQGVAVVVVVEHAQCTPVDRVTYENASVLSRRIKTYGGALKHHHTKISFYLTEPLGSKLLFRYDDPVVIGQ encoded by the coding sequence ATGGAAGGGATGAGGTACGCAACGCGAGGCCTTTTGACGGCCACTGCTTACTGTCTAGCGTTTCAGCTAACTTGGCACTGTTCTCTCGACCAATGGTATTTGCCAGCTGGACTGCGGATTGCGTCTCTTCTTTTTGTTCCGTATCGCTTGGTCCCGTGGGTGTTGCTTGGCGACGTTTGTGCACTGCTTATGCTTAGGGTTCCAGCAATTGCCGGGATGGGTGTCAATCCTGCATGGGCATATGGCAGTTCGTGCATCCTGGGCCCGGCCATTTCGCTGGTGCCCATCGCAATTCGCCACAAGTTACGTGAAGTACACAGCAATGAGGCTTTACTTATCCCGCTACTCTTAGTAGCGGCACTATGGGGGGCGCTATGCACGCAGTCCGTCAATATACTGCTCGATGGTCCTTCAACGGCAATAGGAGGGATTAAACTTGTCCGTTTCGTCGTAGGCGACTACCTGGGCATGCTGATGATTGTCCTCCCAGTACTGCTTTGGTTACGAAGGGAAGATGCGGAGACACCTGGCCGCCTTACTACACACAGCGCTTTGGCTCTTTTCGCGACGGCCTTTCTATTCGCGCTAGCGACGTTGCCTGAGAGTCAGCTAGTTAGATTTGGGATGATGTCTCTTTTGATCGTACCTGCCATTCTTCTGACTTGGCTGCATGGCTGGAGGGGAGCATCAATCGGATTGGTCATTTCCAATGCTGCTTTGGGATTTTCGTTGAGGAACACCGGTGTTTTCGGAGCATATGACGCAACTGGATTTGTTGTTCAGACAATGCTCGCAACAATCGCCACAGGCATATTTCTACTTGGCACCCGCATTTCTAGTGTCTTGACAGAGACACGAATCCGTTTGAGGGGTGAACAACAGGCTCAACAGAATGCAAGATTGAGTTACATGTGGGCAGAAAAGGAGTTGCGTGAGCACGTGATTGGGTTTGTGGATGTCCAAGTCCATGTGAACATGTTGCGCCGGGACATAGAATCGCACCTAAAGTCACGCGGCCAGAATGAAGCCGCTATGCGCATGATTCGAACTGGCTCAATTCAATCAAGAATGCTTCACGAGTACATCAACTCATTGTATCCTTTGGAAATTGAGACACACGGTCTCTATCATGTTTTCTGTTCTGCAAGCTTCGCACGTGTGAGTCACACCGAGGTAAGTAGCTCCATGCTCCGTGGCGACCCCAGGGTGCTTTCAGTTGGGCTCCAGCTCGCTGTCTATAGATGCACACTGGCAGCTGTCAGCTCGCTACTGCATGGTGGGCGATTTATTATCAAAGCACGTGTTGGCAAGACGCGTGGCATTCAAGGCGTAGCTGTAGTAGTAGTTGTTGAACATGCTCAGTGCACTCCAGTTGACCGAGTGACTTACGAGAATGCGTCCGTTCTGTCCAGACGAATCAAGACGTATGGTGGTGCTTTAAAACACCACCATACGAAGATCAGCTTCTATTTAACCGAACCTCTAGGCTCTAAATTACTATTTCGGTACGACGACCCAGTTGTTATCGGGCAATAG
- a CDS encoding DUF6283 family protein has product MSRTLSAATTRTLQVRPAGDHHKVVTVTSDHSDRAPHCTRPCSDCPWRLDAVGEFPPEAFVHSAGTAYDLAPSTFACH; this is encoded by the coding sequence GTGAGCAGGACCTTGTCTGCGGCGACTACACGAACCCTGCAGGTCCGCCCTGCAGGCGACCACCACAAGGTCGTCACCGTTACTAGCGATCACAGCGATCGCGCCCCGCACTGCACCCGCCCCTGCAGCGATTGCCCGTGGCGACTCGATGCGGTCGGCGAGTTCCCGCCTGAGGCGTTCGTGCACTCGGCGGGCACCGCGTACGACCTGGCTCCGTCAACCTTCGCCTGCCATTAG
- a CDS encoding tyrosine-type recombinase/integrase: MTPGEGVPVAPAVQTALEALPAPHHGKLELVDLPVQVPGVRFELTIKQLAQAQAIFRDLFTHEIQPYADNSRKSIRTDWRHWIAFCAERDRVCMPVQLDDLIEFLNSLIAAGYKRSTLEHLLFTLKLASRLWSCTCATDTLQFRWYWRQQCREQLTARKHQAPALNIETVDDVVEAPNSASGLAGLLELRDMVYVAVSYDLLGRASEMVRLRWSDVHFGADVEGGATCTILRSKTDQQGAGVTLYLTPRSAQLLLTWQTQRLIAEKYLWPAARREYLNNPYIFHRLPRHRLFEPAPAADAKRLRWDTHLCVREADRIIKRATGEQLSAHSARVGAAQDMTRAGMDLAAIMQAGRWKTPTMPARYAENELATRAGKNRQKALAKLRSS, encoded by the coding sequence ATGACGCCAGGTGAAGGGGTCCCAGTTGCACCAGCTGTCCAGACGGCCCTCGAAGCATTGCCGGCGCCGCACCATGGAAAGCTGGAGCTTGTCGACCTGCCTGTACAGGTTCCCGGCGTTCGGTTCGAGCTCACCATCAAGCAGCTCGCGCAGGCTCAGGCCATCTTTCGAGACCTGTTCACACACGAAATCCAGCCGTACGCGGACAACAGCCGCAAGTCTATCCGCACCGATTGGCGGCACTGGATCGCCTTCTGTGCTGAACGTGATCGCGTGTGCATGCCAGTTCAACTCGATGACCTCATTGAGTTTTTGAACAGTCTGATTGCAGCAGGCTACAAGCGCTCAACGCTGGAGCATTTGCTCTTCACCCTCAAGCTTGCCAGTCGCTTGTGGAGCTGCACCTGCGCGACCGATACACTTCAATTCCGGTGGTATTGGCGACAACAATGCCGCGAGCAGCTCACTGCGCGGAAGCACCAGGCACCGGCTCTGAATATTGAGACCGTCGACGATGTCGTCGAAGCTCCGAACAGTGCGTCAGGACTTGCCGGGCTGCTCGAGCTTCGCGACATGGTCTATGTGGCGGTGTCCTACGATCTACTAGGACGCGCCTCAGAGATGGTGCGGTTGCGGTGGAGCGATGTTCACTTCGGCGCTGACGTGGAGGGCGGAGCGACATGCACCATCTTACGTTCAAAAACGGACCAGCAAGGCGCCGGCGTCACGCTTTACCTAACGCCGCGTTCGGCCCAACTATTGCTCACGTGGCAAACGCAACGTTTGATCGCTGAGAAATATCTCTGGCCAGCTGCGCGTCGTGAGTACTTAAACAACCCCTACATCTTTCATCGGCTACCTCGACATAGGCTTTTCGAGCCGGCTCCGGCTGCAGACGCCAAGCGGTTGCGCTGGGATACGCATTTATGTGTGCGTGAAGCTGATCGAATCATCAAGCGAGCTACCGGTGAACAGTTATCTGCTCATTCTGCGCGCGTCGGCGCTGCGCAGGACATGACGCGCGCCGGTATGGACCTAGCAGCCATCATGCAGGCTGGTCGGTGGAAGACGCCAACGATGCCTGCTCGCTATGCAGAGAACGAGCTGGCTACACGGGCCGGTAAAAACCGGCAGAAGGCACTGGCAAAGCTACGGAGCAGCTGA
- a CDS encoding DUF6602 domain-containing protein: MFEEIFNARVRELWHLYGATGPLNHPGEKGAFREAFLRQLLESVLPLQYGIGSGVIVDGFGKQSPQVDLLIYDRRNFPPFYESGGHGIYPFDSVLRVIEVKSLLDKQGLEQFAKLARSIHPTNPEGLKMKGYGNLENGRSYYAFPALFAYATRISHFKTDWENISDLQGMANTVCVAHSGVITRSYEGDAYVTSLFTDERHFENNIRNFLISLLDGIEGTANSRQALKVSDWLSNKTTDLASLHIK, translated from the coding sequence GTGTTTGAGGAAATCTTCAATGCGAGAGTGCGAGAACTTTGGCACCTCTATGGCGCTACGGGCCCACTCAATCATCCAGGTGAAAAAGGAGCATTCCGCGAAGCGTTTTTGAGACAGCTGCTAGAATCGGTGCTCCCTTTGCAATACGGAATTGGAAGCGGCGTTATTGTTGACGGATTCGGAAAGCAAAGTCCACAAGTAGATCTGCTGATCTATGACCGTCGGAATTTTCCACCATTTTATGAATCTGGTGGCCATGGCATCTATCCGTTTGACTCCGTACTAAGGGTCATCGAAGTAAAAAGTTTACTAGATAAACAGGGTCTGGAGCAGTTCGCAAAACTCGCTAGGTCGATACATCCGACCAATCCGGAAGGACTCAAGATGAAGGGGTACGGTAATCTAGAGAATGGCAGATCGTATTACGCATTCCCAGCTCTTTTCGCTTATGCAACTCGTATTTCTCATTTCAAAACGGATTGGGAGAATATTTCAGATCTGCAGGGCATGGCAAACACAGTCTGTGTCGCCCATAGTGGCGTAATCACAAGGTCGTATGAAGGGGATGCTTACGTGACCTCTCTATTCACCGACGAGCGTCACTTTGAGAATAATATTCGAAACTTCTTAATAAGTCTTTTGGATGGTATAGAAGGGACGGCAAATTCGCGTCAAGCCCTCAAAGTTAGCGACTGGTTATCAAACAAAACGACGGACCTTGCTTCTTTGCACATCAAATAA
- a CDS encoding 3'-5' exoribonuclease, which translates to MATTYYFLDTEWADVTGSELVSLALVNEDGDRLFYAERASLPDAPTDFVRQSVYPLLDRGDAALPDAVLTTELRAFLSETDALAVMADFPNDLQLLRYALDGFELPDDQVAACGPRPAPVMTCMSKEGLPGLLVEDWFAAHPEHRARRHHALVDAQALRMAWLVATGRISAPAWAHSYRRARG; encoded by the coding sequence ATGGCCACCACGTACTACTTCTTGGACACCGAGTGGGCCGATGTAACCGGCAGCGAGCTGGTGAGCCTGGCGCTGGTGAACGAGGATGGAGACCGCCTTTTCTACGCTGAGCGAGCCAGCCTGCCCGATGCTCCCACCGACTTCGTTCGTCAGAGCGTCTACCCGCTGCTCGACCGCGGCGACGCAGCCCTGCCGGATGCCGTCCTGACTACCGAGCTGCGCGCCTTCCTCAGCGAGACCGACGCGCTGGCGGTGATGGCGGATTTCCCGAACGATCTCCAGCTGCTGCGGTATGCACTGGATGGTTTTGAGCTACCCGATGACCAGGTTGCCGCATGCGGACCCCGGCCGGCCCCGGTCATGACATGCATGTCGAAGGAAGGCCTTCCTGGGCTGCTGGTCGAGGACTGGTTCGCAGCCCATCCGGAACATAGGGCCAGGCGCCACCATGCGTTGGTGGACGCGCAGGCCTTGCGGATGGCCTGGCTGGTGGCGACCGGCCGGATCTCTGCTCCGGCGTGGGCCCACTCCTACCGCCGCGCCCGGGGATAG
- a CDS encoding RES domain-containing protein, with protein sequence MPGGSKWCDVTPALQVVPRIPLWHVFKRRFGALAPNAKSEARMALVGTHKMFYAADSAAGALWETVLRSVAVGTNLQAHVLPMHLQGYDIVQIQAKRSDLPLLALGQPGLRALYPKPDSAAAQAVATLLHQPDHSVTHPEAAQLHAELQAVGISDMPVLSWPSRMHHPSTAYLAYEKPMDSSWWQVVGSAISLDDPATGYPLVAAALASSGFTWAAPLATTATPTPPVPGTGP encoded by the coding sequence ATGCCCGGTGGTAGTAAGTGGTGTGATGTGACCCCGGCGCTGCAGGTGGTTCCACGGATCCCGTTGTGGCACGTGTTTAAGCGTCGCTTTGGTGCCCTTGCGCCCAATGCGAAGTCAGAGGCCCGCATGGCCCTAGTAGGAACGCACAAGATGTTCTATGCCGCCGACTCGGCGGCGGGGGCGCTGTGGGAAACGGTCCTTCGCAGCGTGGCGGTAGGCACGAATCTGCAGGCTCACGTGTTGCCGATGCATCTGCAAGGCTACGACATCGTGCAGATTCAAGCGAAGCGGTCGGATCTGCCGTTGCTCGCTCTGGGCCAGCCCGGACTCCGGGCCCTGTACCCCAAACCCGACAGTGCAGCCGCTCAAGCCGTGGCCACCCTGCTCCACCAGCCCGACCATTCAGTGACTCACCCCGAGGCAGCGCAGCTCCACGCCGAACTGCAGGCCGTGGGCATCTCCGATATGCCGGTGCTGAGCTGGCCCTCACGGATGCACCACCCCAGCACGGCTTATCTGGCCTACGAAAAGCCGATGGATAGCAGCTGGTGGCAGGTGGTCGGGTCCGCCATCTCGCTGGATGATCCCGCCACAGGCTATCCTCTGGTGGCCGCTGCGTTGGCGAGCTCCGGGTTTACGTGGGCCGCGCCTCTGGCAACCACCGCGACGCCGACGCCGCCAGTGCCAGGAACGGGGCCGTGA
- a CDS encoding DUF6283 family protein: MCARFLLRGAEHNLTVRLAKIRNEPTLFPTSGGHPLHASYAAMAIANGVAPVHPALVSRVTIDATRS; encoded by the coding sequence ATGTGCGCCCGCTTCCTGCTGCGTGGCGCCGAGCATAACCTCACGGTGCGCCTGGCCAAGATTCGCAACGAGCCCACCCTGTTTCCCACGTCGGGCGGCCACCCGCTGCATGCCTCCTATGCGGCCATGGCGATCGCCAACGGCGTGGCCCCAGTTCACCCGGCGCTAGTGTCACGGGTCACGATTGATGCGACTAGATCATGA
- a CDS encoding DUF6283 family protein, with translation MTVPSSRIQRVRRAGSEHQVVTVQSPKQASARYCKRPCPDCPWRVDAVGKWPAEAFRASAETAYDMATHTFACHSTGATNPRLCAGFLLRGADHNLSVRLERMHGRVGRDVEDGGQILHASYVAMAVANGVPSNDPALQACRESYFEAQQVDSGE, from the coding sequence ATGACCGTCCCCTCCAGCAGGATCCAACGCGTACGCCGGGCCGGCAGCGAGCATCAGGTGGTAACGGTCCAAAGCCCAAAACAGGCCAGTGCACGCTACTGCAAGCGCCCATGCCCTGATTGCCCGTGGCGCGTCGACGCGGTGGGCAAGTGGCCAGCAGAAGCATTTCGTGCATCTGCTGAGACGGCGTATGACATGGCCACGCACACGTTCGCGTGCCACTCTACCGGCGCCACCAACCCGCGGCTATGCGCAGGGTTCCTTCTGCGAGGCGCAGACCATAATTTGAGCGTCCGCCTTGAGCGAATGCACGGTCGTGTGGGCCGCGATGTCGAAGACGGCGGGCAGATCCTTCACGCATCCTACGTCGCCATGGCCGTCGCCAATGGGGTACCAAGCAATGATCCAGCACTACAGGCATGCCGCGAAAGCTACTTCGAGGCACAGCAAGTTGATTCGGGTGAATAA